In Zea mays cultivar B73 chromosome 7, Zm-B73-REFERENCE-NAM-5.0, whole genome shotgun sequence, the following proteins share a genomic window:
- the LOC103632183 gene encoding E3 ubiquitin-protein ligase BOI — MDQCLGSSHMDGDQQTPPRLPLLTALFDQHRQQVDRTLQEHNEQVRLQLQQQISAQNETLLNLAESMARDALAEKNGEVSRLRMELKSTQELLRTALQERDEVQYLAKGFYEMNRWLIMSRLPPVLQATTSVVHALDDGSSSTGSCSQAPNVEGASVGRSTTRVVVTRLLCKVCCARDACMLILPCQHLCACESCGISLTVCPLCYLAKDNVMEVEARFG; from the exons ATGGATCAATGTTTAGGTAGCAGCCATATGGACGGGGATCAGCAGACACCACCCCGGTTACCATTGTTGACTGCTCTTTTTGATCAGCACAGGCAGCAAGTAGACCGGACTCTTCAAGAACAT AACGAGCAGGTACGGCTACAGCTACAGCAACAGATATCTGCACAAAACGAGACTCTACTAAACCTGGCCGAGTCGATGGCGAGAGATGCGCTGGCGGAAAAGAACGGAGAAGTGTCGCGCCTACGCATGGAGCTGAAGAGCACGCAAGAGCTTCTGCGAACCGCGTTGCAGGAAAGGGATGAGGTGCAGTACCTCGCCAAAGGGTTCTACGAAATGAACCGGTGGCTCATCATGTCCCGGCTGCCTCCTGTGTTGCAGGCAACAACAAGTGTCGTCCACGCACTTGATGATGGCTCATCCTCCACTGGCTCCTGTAGCCAGGCACCGAACGTGGAGGGAGCTTCTGTAGGGAGGAGCACCACACGTGTTGTTGTTACCAGGCTTCTCTGTAAGGTCTGTTGTGCCCGTGATGCTTGTATGCTAATCCTGCCGTGCCAACACCTCTGCGCATGCGAGTCGTGCGGAATCAGTCTTACAGTATGCCCTCTCTGCTACCTTGCAAAGGACAATGTGATGGAGGTGGAGGCTCGGTTTGGCTGA